A DNA window from Haliovirga abyssi contains the following coding sequences:
- a CDS encoding glycosyltransferase family 9 protein, whose translation MKRKLKIKELLFEILIFFFKRKKSNFNNKITKILVVRQDNRIGNMLFITPLLKLIFEVYNVKSDVLVGGRFYKIIDSNPNVNKTLVYNQKEFIKKPWKFIKFILEMRKVEYDIVIDCKNAFSFNNSMLTLISKGKIKLGFENNLSDKYLDFSINFDELLKENKHEYEYLAMLLLRFINENREIPKMEYYYSDKELDKKSYNIVIHIGGRGEKSLKANLINELVEEILKKEDKVAIIYGPNEIDKVNNIKNLKGVIKINPKSIDELAYYIEKSEWFITPDTGALHIASALNKNIIALFYNKTFDRYGPVTTGKSIVIKAFEKLDSEILNEIISFFRKVN comes from the coding sequence ATGAAAAGAAAACTAAAAATTAAAGAACTTTTATTTGAAATATTAATATTTTTTTTCAAAAGAAAAAAAAGCAATTTTAACAATAAGATAACAAAAATACTAGTTGTTAGGCAAGATAATAGAATAGGAAACATGTTATTTATAACACCATTATTAAAATTAATATTCGAAGTCTATAATGTAAAATCAGATGTTTTAGTTGGAGGAAGATTTTATAAAATTATAGATAGTAATCCTAATGTAAATAAAACTCTTGTTTATAATCAGAAAGAATTTATAAAAAAGCCTTGGAAATTTATAAAATTTATTTTGGAAATGAGAAAGGTAGAATATGATATTGTTATTGATTGTAAAAATGCTTTTTCTTTTAATAATTCTATGCTAACATTAATATCAAAAGGGAAAATAAAACTAGGGTTTGAAAATAATTTGAGTGATAAATATTTAGATTTCTCAATAAATTTTGACGAGTTATTAAAAGAAAATAAACATGAATATGAATATTTAGCAATGCTTTTATTAAGGTTCATAAATGAAAATAGAGAAATTCCAAAGATGGAATACTATTATAGTGATAAAGAATTGGATAAAAAAAGTTATAATATAGTTATACATATTGGTGGACGTGGAGAGAAATCTTTAAAAGCAAATCTTATTAATGAATTGGTAGAAGAAATATTAAAAAAAGAGGATAAAGTAGCAATAATATATGGACCTAATGAAATAGATAAAGTAAATAATATAAAAAATCTAAAAGGTGTTATAAAAATAAATCCAAAATCAATAGATGAGCTTGCTTATTATATAGAAAAAAGCGAATGGTTTATTACTCCAGATACAGGAGCCCTACATATTGCTTCAGCATTAAACAAAAATATAATTGCACTATTTTATAATAAAACATTTGATAGATATGGGCCTGTAACAACAGGAAAAAGTATAGTTATAAAAGCTTTTGAAAAGTTAGATAGTGAGATTTTAAATGAAATAATAAGTTTTTTTAGAAAAGTTAATTAA
- a CDS encoding pyridoxal-phosphate-dependent aminotransferase family protein, with protein sequence MDKTLLFTVGPVEMSSKIKDIGGAGIPYFRTKEFSEVMLEIENKLKKFLYTNQNSKVITLTASGSGAMEASIINIFTENDKVLIVNGGSFGDRFEKICKIHNINYNVIKLKKGESLKKEELDKYSNKGYTGLLINVHETSTGVLYDMKMVGEFCKKENILLVADAISSFLADEYKMDEWGIDVTILSSQKALALPPGLSFLIINKKVNDIIIKNSVKSLYFDLKDYLMNMERGQTPFTPAVGIIYQLYERLKEIEEVGVEKEIGIRKNLAEDFRNRIKKLPLELFAETMSNAVTAIVPKTMKANEIYEKLRYDYEMTVLPSGGDLKEKLFRVGHLGDLTIDDNEKLVDALKEILKGE encoded by the coding sequence ATGGATAAAACATTATTATTTACAGTTGGACCAGTTGAAATGAGTTCTAAAATAAAAGATATTGGTGGAGCAGGAATACCATATTTTAGAACAAAAGAATTTTCAGAAGTTATGTTGGAGATAGAGAATAAATTAAAGAAATTTTTATATACTAATCAAAATTCAAAAGTTATTACATTAACAGCTTCTGGAAGTGGAGCTATGGAAGCCTCTATTATTAACATATTTACTGAAAATGACAAAGTATTAATTGTAAATGGCGGAAGTTTCGGAGATAGATTTGAAAAAATATGTAAAATCCATAACATTAATTATAATGTGATAAAATTAAAAAAAGGTGAAAGTTTAAAAAAAGAGGAATTGGATAAATATAGTAATAAAGGATATACAGGGTTATTAATTAATGTGCACGAAACTTCAACTGGCGTATTATATGATATGAAAATGGTAGGAGAATTTTGTAAAAAAGAGAATATTTTATTGGTTGCTGATGCGATTAGTTCATTTTTAGCAGATGAATATAAAATGGATGAATGGGGAATTGATGTAACTATATTAAGTAGTCAAAAAGCTTTAGCATTACCTCCAGGATTATCATTTTTGATAATTAATAAAAAAGTAAATGATATTATAATTAAAAATAGTGTAAAATCTTTGTATTTTGATTTGAAAGATTATTTAATGAATATGGAGAGAGGACAAACTCCATTTACTCCAGCAGTTGGGATTATATATCAATTATATGAGAGATTAAAAGAGATAGAAGAGGTAGGTGTAGAAAAAGAGATAGGTATTAGAAAAAATTTAGCTGAAGATTTTAGAAATAGAATAAAAAAATTGCCATTAGAACTATTTGCAGAAACTATGTCAAATGCAGTTACAGCAATAGTTCCAAAAACTATGAAAGCTAATGAAATATATGAAAAATTAAGATATGATTATGAGATGACAGTTTTACCAAGTGGAGGAGATTTAAAAGAAAAGCTATTTAGAGTAGGACATTTAGGAGATTTAACAATAGATGATAATGAAAAATTGGTAGATGCTTTAAAAGAGATTTTGAAAGGGGAATAA
- a CDS encoding phosphocholine cytidylyltransferase family protein: MKVIIMAAGKGSRISRHIGEKPKCTLEIKDNLPLIENTVKNLNNKGIYDITIILGYNGKEIEKVLKGYKVKFYYNYFYDVTNSIASLWFAKKELETDKDIMFMNGDVFFEEHFLDEIKKEELSPVLYADGSRKEEADYKLFYENGILYKYGKELKLNETTGEYIGVAKILNKDINIIKNKLDNMIKDGKHSLWWENVLYELNSNMKIYVKEIKNIFWAEVDYIEDYMRIKEFIDSENR; encoded by the coding sequence ATGAAGGTTATAATAATGGCAGCAGGTAAGGGAAGTAGAATTAGTAGACATATAGGAGAAAAACCAAAATGTACATTGGAAATAAAAGATAATCTTCCTTTAATTGAAAATACAGTAAAGAATTTAAATAATAAAGGGATATATGATATAACGATTATATTAGGTTATAATGGAAAAGAGATAGAAAAAGTGTTAAAAGGATATAAAGTAAAATTTTATTATAATTATTTTTATGATGTAACTAATAGTATAGCTTCTTTATGGTTTGCAAAAAAAGAATTAGAAACTGATAAAGATATAATGTTTATGAATGGAGATGTATTTTTTGAAGAACATTTTTTAGATGAAATTAAAAAAGAGGAGTTAAGTCCTGTATTATATGCAGATGGAAGTAGAAAAGAGGAAGCTGATTACAAGCTATTTTATGAAAATGGGATATTGTATAAGTATGGAAAAGAGTTAAAATTAAATGAAACAACTGGAGAATATATTGGAGTTGCTAAAATATTAAATAAAGATATTAATATTATAAAAAATAAATTAGATAATATGATAAAAGATGGAAAACATAGCTTGTGGTGGGAGAATGTATTATATGAATTAAATAGTAATATGAAGATATATGTAAAAGAGATAAAAAATATATTTTGGGCAGAAGTTGATTATATAGAAGATTATATGAGGATAAAGGAGTTTATAGATAGTGAAAATAGATGA
- a CDS encoding LicD family protein, translated as MKIDELFPDERKKYIEMSKLRQIQLIELRIFKIFDYICKKNNIEYWRDWGNLLGAVRHKGFIPWDDDIDIGMTLENYQKMIEIFPKKLPKDIFFQTPKTDKNYDNIEGIKLRDRYSNLNIDDKSPKIHNGIFIEVFPVYKVPSNKILQKLQISLYRNLISCRIEKGNKLKLKVRRGISKFITNFISFEKLDEKILNMYKLTKNYMYRHALHSSSKEVDYYFSKDSIFPLKEIEYEGYKFRSVNDYDEYLKTAFGDYMKLPPENERGERHMKLDEVVIFEACNHIESLNWKDKEKI; from the coding sequence GTGAAAATAGATGAACTTTTTCCAGATGAGAGAAAAAAATATATTGAGATGTCTAAATTAAGGCAGATACAATTGATAGAACTTAGAATATTTAAGATATTCGATTATATATGTAAAAAAAATAATATAGAGTATTGGAGAGATTGGGGAAATCTTTTAGGGGCAGTAAGGCACAAAGGGTTTATACCGTGGGATGATGATATAGATATTGGAATGACTTTAGAAAATTATCAAAAAATGATAGAAATTTTTCCTAAAAAGCTTCCAAAAGATATTTTTTTTCAAACTCCTAAAACAGATAAAAATTATGATAATATTGAAGGAATAAAATTAAGAGATAGATATAGTAATTTGAATATAGATGATAAATCACCTAAAATACATAATGGTATTTTTATTGAGGTATTTCCAGTATATAAAGTACCTTCAAATAAAATTTTGCAAAAATTACAGATTAGTTTATATAGGAATTTAATATCTTGTAGAATTGAAAAGGGGAATAAATTAAAATTAAAAGTGAGAAGAGGAATATCTAAATTTATAACTAATTTTATATCATTTGAGAAATTAGATGAAAAAATATTAAATATGTATAAATTGACAAAAAATTATATGTATAGACACGCTCTACATAGTAGCTCAAAAGAGGTAGATTATTATTTTTCAAAAGATTCGATTTTTCCATTAAAAGAAATAGAATATGAGGGATATAAATTTAGAAGTGTGAATGATTATGATGAATATTTAAAAACAGCATTTGGAGATTATATGAAGTTACCACCTGAAAATGAGAGGGGTGAAAGACATATGAAATTAGATGAAGTAGTAATATTTGAAGCATGTAATCATATAGAATCACTAAATTGGAAAGATAAGGAGAAAATATGA
- a CDS encoding LicD family protein, which translates to MSINYNEIFPDEREKYIELSKLRQVQLIELRILKIFDDICKRNGIKYWLDFGNLLGAVRHKGFIPWDDDIDVTILYKDYKKLINILKKELPEDLFLQTLKSDKDFLDVELIKIRDRYSNSNNNKSYKFHNGIFIDIFPLYKLPESNFLRFIQKRLYRLLISSRKKRLKYEKLNHRRVIRIVKGNIRKLLSKFITIFIELDILEEKILNMYKLTKKHIYSFSLHKNFSEKFKKEDIFPLKELEYEKFNFFVPNNYDKYLKIEFGDYMKLPPKEEQRPHHFNPDEIDITKPCEHKESLYWEEKKQ; encoded by the coding sequence ATGAGTATAAATTATAATGAAATTTTTCCAGATGAACGAGAAAAGTATATAGAACTATCTAAATTGAGGCAAGTACAATTAATAGAACTTAGAATACTTAAAATATTTGATGATATATGTAAAAGAAATGGAATAAAATATTGGCTTGATTTTGGGAATTTATTAGGAGCAGTTAGACATAAAGGGTTTATTCCTTGGGATGATGATATAGATGTGACTATTTTATATAAAGATTATAAAAAATTAATAAATATATTAAAAAAAGAGTTACCAGAAGACCTTTTTTTACAAACTTTAAAGAGTGATAAAGATTTTTTAGATGTCGAATTAATAAAAATAAGGGATAGATATAGTAATTCTAATAATAATAAAAGCTATAAATTTCATAATGGGATATTTATTGATATATTTCCTTTATATAAATTACCAGAATCAAATTTTTTAAGATTTATACAAAAAAGATTATATAGACTTTTAATATCCTCAAGAAAAAAAAGATTGAAATATGAAAAATTAAATCACAGAAGAGTTATAAGAATTGTAAAAGGGAATATTAGAAAACTATTATCAAAATTTATAACAATTTTTATAGAATTGGATATATTAGAAGAAAAGATATTGAATATGTATAAATTAACAAAAAAACATATCTATAGTTTTAGTTTGCATAAAAATTTTAGTGAAAAATTTAAAAAAGAGGATATATTTCCTTTAAAAGAATTAGAGTATGAAAAATTTAATTTTTTTGTTCCTAATAATTATGATAAATATTTAAAAATAGAGTTTGGAGATTATATGAAATTGCCTCCAAAAGAGGAACAGAGACCACATCATTTTAATCCAGATGAAATTGACATAACAAAACCTTGTGAGCATAAAGAAAGTTTATACTGGGAGGAAAAAAAGCAATGA
- a CDS encoding ABC transporter ATP-binding protein encodes MKLKIDLRVKRALKYIKPYLGLSILSIVLASLAAATAASPIFIIKQVVNDVLMKKNYNMLIMINIAIILIFILKGFVFYYQAYVSAYISNKITFNVRQELFEHLQKLSMGYFAKTEVGELMARFYNDTEKFKAFIVLAFSSIVKLFTILIAVIAIFQMSWKLSIISLIFIPLLSKIVRTFTKKLYKTGGEIQKKIGIITTVIQENLSGIRVVKAFANEDYEIEKFRKINDENFNANIKNVKISSKVTPVVDFFNAVSLVIILMIGGVQVIKGEVDSGQFLAFLTALALLSDPLRVLTSNINKMTTNLSSVERVFEILDEIPEIREIETPITKEEIIGKVDIKDIYFKYDREYVLKNVNISGNPGEVVALVGQSGSGKTTLVNLIPRFYEVEKGEILVDGENIKNLEIKFLRKNIGIVPQETFLFSGTIRENIMYGKRDATFKEVKKAAESANAIEFIEKLPNGFDTEVGERGVLLSGGQKQRIAIARAILKNPKILILDEATSALDTESERLVQDALDKLMKNRTTFVIAHRLSTIINADKIVVMKNGEIQEVGTHKKLLEKRGMYKELYDKQFKN; translated from the coding sequence ATGAAATTAAAAATAGATTTAAGAGTAAAAAGAGCATTAAAATATATAAAACCATATTTAGGGTTATCGATTTTATCAATAGTTTTAGCATCATTAGCAGCAGCAACAGCAGCTTCACCTATTTTTATAATAAAACAAGTTGTAAATGATGTTTTAATGAAAAAAAATTATAATATGTTAATTATGATAAATATAGCAATAATTTTGATATTTATATTAAAAGGTTTTGTATTTTATTACCAAGCATATGTTTCAGCATATATTTCTAATAAAATAACTTTTAATGTAAGACAGGAACTGTTTGAACATTTGCAAAAATTATCAATGGGATATTTTGCAAAAACAGAAGTTGGAGAGTTAATGGCTAGATTTTATAATGATACTGAAAAATTTAAAGCGTTTATTGTATTAGCTTTTTCAAGTATAGTAAAACTATTTACAATACTAATAGCTGTCATAGCAATATTTCAAATGAGTTGGAAATTATCAATAATATCTCTTATATTTATTCCACTTTTAAGTAAAATAGTTAGAACTTTTACTAAAAAATTATATAAAACTGGAGGAGAGATACAAAAAAAAATAGGTATAATAACTACAGTTATACAGGAGAATTTATCTGGAATAAGAGTTGTAAAGGCATTTGCAAATGAGGATTATGAGATAGAAAAGTTTAGAAAAATAAATGATGAAAATTTTAATGCTAATATAAAAAATGTGAAAATATCTTCGAAGGTTACACCAGTTGTTGATTTTTTTAATGCAGTATCTTTAGTAATAATTTTAATGATTGGAGGGGTACAAGTTATAAAAGGAGAAGTTGATTCAGGGCAATTTTTAGCTTTTTTAACAGCTTTAGCTTTGTTATCTGATCCACTTAGAGTTTTGACTTCAAATATAAATAAAATGACAACAAATCTTTCATCAGTAGAGAGGGTTTTTGAGATATTAGATGAAATTCCTGAAATAAGAGAGATAGAGACTCCAATAACTAAAGAAGAAATAATTGGTAAAGTGGATATAAAAGATATATATTTTAAGTATGATAGAGAGTATGTATTAAAAAATGTAAATATATCAGGAAATCCTGGTGAGGTAGTGGCGTTAGTTGGTCAAAGTGGAAGTGGAAAGACAACATTAGTTAATTTGATACCAAGATTTTATGAAGTTGAAAAGGGAGAAATATTAGTTGATGGAGAAAATATTAAAAATTTAGAGATAAAATTTTTAAGAAAAAATATAGGAATAGTGCCACAAGAGACATTTTTATTTAGTGGGACAATAAGAGAAAATATAATGTATGGGAAACGAGATGCAACATTTAAAGAGGTAAAAAAAGCTGCAGAAAGTGCTAATGCAATTGAATTTATAGAAAAGTTGCCAAATGGCTTTGATACAGAGGTTGGAGAAAGAGGAGTTTTATTATCTGGTGGTCAAAAACAGAGGATAGCAATAGCGAGAGCTATATTAAAAAATCCTAAAATATTAATATTGGATGAGGCTACATCTGCATTAGATACAGAGTCTGAAAGATTAGTGCAGGATGCTTTGGATAAATTAATGAAAAATAGAACAACATTTGTAATAGCACATAGATTATCTACAATTATAAATGCAGATAAAATTGTAGTTATGAAAAATGGTGAGATACAAGAGGTTGGGACTCATAAAAAGTTATTAGAAAAAAGAGGTATGTATAAAGAACTGTATGATAAGCAGTTTAAAAATTAG
- the nadC gene encoding carboxylating nicotinate-nucleotide diphosphorylase — protein MNIYLDKFIKMALEEDLGILGDITTDNIFSDEDISIGNINYREEAVVGGLEFAKRVFELIDENIKFEIYKKDGEIANPNEIVAKVEGKTKAILTGERIALNIMQRVSGIATNTKRYVDKIKQYNVKLADTRKTTPLFRYFEKYGVKIGGGINHRFGLYDAVMIKDNHIAAAGTITKAVENIKSNVGHTVKIEVEVESREQLLEALNMKVDIIMLDNIRGKELKEYAELIGDKAIIEASGNINIDNIEDIAKSGVDVISTGSIIYNAKNIDIGMDFE, from the coding sequence ATGAATATATATTTAGATAAATTTATAAAAATGGCATTAGAAGAAGATTTGGGAATATTAGGCGATATTACAACAGATAATATTTTTAGTGATGAGGATATATCAATTGGAAATATAAATTATAGAGAAGAAGCTGTGGTTGGAGGATTAGAATTTGCTAAAAGAGTATTTGAACTAATTGATGAAAATATAAAATTTGAAATTTATAAAAAAGATGGAGAGATTGCAAATCCTAATGAAATAGTTGCAAAAGTAGAAGGGAAAACAAAAGCTATATTAACAGGAGAAAGAATAGCATTAAATATAATGCAGAGAGTATCAGGAATTGCTACAAATACTAAAAGATATGTAGATAAGATAAAGCAATATAATGTTAAATTAGCAGATACAAGAAAAACTACACCTTTATTTAGGTATTTTGAAAAATATGGAGTAAAAATTGGTGGCGGAATAAATCATAGATTTGGATTATATGACGCTGTAATGATAAAAGACAATCATATTGCGGCAGCAGGAACTATAACAAAGGCAGTTGAAAATATAAAATCTAATGTTGGACATACTGTGAAAATTGAAGTGGAAGTTGAAAGTAGAGAGCAGTTATTAGAGGCTTTAAATATGAAAGTAGATATTATAATGTTAGATAATATAAGAGGAAAAGAGTTAAAAGAGTACGCAGAATTAATAGGAGATAAAGCTATAATAGAAGCTTCTGGTAATATCAATATAGATAATATAGAAGATATAGCAAAATCAGGAGTAGATGTAATATCTACAGGAAGTATAATTTATAATGCTAAAAATATTGATATTGGGATGGATTTTGAATAG
- a CDS encoding GAF domain-containing sensor histidine kinase has translation MIEIHELENEIKKIKEKNIKLMENQVKLGDITNNYMMLYYLNKTIHESKTSKMLWKNYLTNITSGGFNYENAFIILPDDENNFNIKLFLNEFGELKKETFSLTEAGGFVNTAVYSKASTNSVSNTSTAIPILNNNNKITAILVADKSCGISFEDIQLLEIYAQQTVSTIENILLNEKLIEHQKMLGEKVDQFIMLHYVTKEIHDSTRYFEVLTKYLVALSSPMGFNFTNACIYIIESPIKKVTFENEKLVFKNLQTLDDILVENSKKENYWKLSKNETSLALPLFSNRKLNAIIKIESDKKFTQEDIQLLEIFAMQTASVLENTKLNFNLEKEVKKRTLDLQKAYDELKKLDFAKDEFLAIVSHELRTPLTSIMAYLETLSYGGVDPETTEEFINIIYSESKRLKIIVDDILDLSKLEAGKMTFDLTPTNLNELLNKSIKEFSEKAKEKSIDVEFIAEELPFIDLDYNRMLQVISNIISNSIKFTPNFGTIKVSTYSKDSKIGFKIKDSGIGINKNNKNKIFSKFEQIENTDNHSKGTGLGMPISKMLVEQLNGNIWFESEVNKGTTFYVEFPINSD, from the coding sequence ATGATAGAAATTCATGAATTAGAAAATGAAATAAAAAAAATAAAAGAGAAAAATATAAAACTAATGGAAAATCAAGTTAAATTAGGAGATATTACAAATAACTATATGATGCTTTATTACTTAAATAAAACTATACACGAATCCAAAACTTCTAAAATGCTTTGGAAAAATTATCTTACTAATATAACTTCTGGTGGATTTAATTATGAAAATGCTTTTATAATATTACCAGACGATGAAAATAATTTTAATATAAAACTATTTTTAAATGAATTTGGAGAATTAAAAAAGGAGACTTTTTCTCTTACTGAAGCTGGTGGATTTGTTAATACAGCTGTTTATTCTAAGGCTTCTACAAATTCTGTATCAAATACTTCAACTGCAATACCAATTTTAAACAACAATAATAAAATAACTGCTATTCTAGTAGCAGATAAAAGTTGCGGAATATCTTTTGAAGATATTCAGCTATTAGAGATATATGCTCAACAAACTGTATCTACAATAGAAAATATACTTTTAAATGAAAAATTAATTGAACATCAAAAAATGTTAGGAGAAAAAGTTGATCAATTTATTATGCTACACTATGTTACAAAAGAAATTCATGACTCTACAAGATATTTTGAAGTATTGACAAAATATCTTGTAGCTTTATCCTCGCCAATGGGGTTTAATTTTACAAATGCCTGCATATATATAATAGAATCTCCAATAAAAAAAGTTACTTTTGAAAATGAAAAATTGGTATTTAAAAATCTTCAAACTTTAGATGATATATTAGTAGAAAACAGTAAAAAGGAAAATTATTGGAAATTATCAAAAAATGAAACCTCTTTAGCATTACCTCTTTTTTCTAATAGAAAATTAAATGCAATAATAAAAATAGAATCAGATAAAAAATTTACTCAAGAAGATATTCAATTATTAGAAATTTTTGCTATGCAAACTGCATCAGTTTTAGAAAATACAAAATTAAATTTCAACTTAGAAAAAGAAGTTAAAAAACGTACTTTAGATTTACAAAAAGCATATGATGAATTAAAAAAATTAGATTTTGCAAAAGATGAATTTTTGGCTATTGTTTCTCATGAATTAAGAACACCTTTAACATCTATTATGGCTTACTTAGAAACTCTTAGTTATGGTGGAGTCGACCCTGAAACTACTGAAGAGTTTATAAATATTATTTATTCTGAATCTAAACGTTTAAAAATAATTGTAGATGATATATTAGATCTCTCAAAATTAGAAGCTGGAAAAATGACATTTGATTTAACCCCTACTAATTTAAATGAGTTATTAAATAAATCTATAAAAGAATTTTCTGAAAAAGCTAAAGAAAAATCTATAGATGTTGAATTTATTGCAGAAGAGTTACCTTTTATAGATTTAGATTATAATAGAATGTTACAAGTTATTTCAAATATAATTTCTAATTCTATAAAATTTACTCCTAATTTTGGAACTATAAAAGTTTCAACTTATAGTAAAGATAGCAAAATAGGATTTAAAATAAAAGATAGTGGTATAGGAATTAACAAAAATAATAAAAATAAAATTTTTTCAAAATTTGAACAAATAGAAAATACAGACAATCATTCTAAAGGTACAGGCCTTGGTATGCCAATTTCAAAAATGTTGGTAGAACAATTAAATGGTAACATATGGTTTGAAAGCGAAGTTAATAAAGGTACTACATTTTATGTAGAATTCCCTATTAATTCTGATTAA
- a CDS encoding thioredoxin family protein → MEIKNGMDYEGYLNSSLEEYKEKQIKVSNFIKLEEKIIEKLKEIKSEKNILVFAETYCPDSREVMAVLNEMKKYVKINLYIFPRKDNEDELKKITGYAKIPTLIKLDESKKITNNYFIEFPEKFRAILKNKSETEIKNKIHQFRRGEYNHLIVEEIINKMFDA, encoded by the coding sequence ATGGAAATAAAAAATGGAATGGATTACGAGGGATATTTAAATTCATCTCTTGAAGAGTATAAAGAAAAACAGATAAAAGTTAGTAATTTTATAAAGTTAGAAGAAAAAATCATAGAAAAGTTAAAGGAGATAAAATCTGAAAAAAATATATTAGTTTTTGCAGAAACTTATTGTCCTGACAGTAGAGAAGTAATGGCAGTTTTAAATGAAATGAAAAAGTATGTTAAAATTAATTTATATATTTTTCCTAGAAAAGACAATGAAGATGAATTAAAAAAAATAACAGGATATGCTAAAATTCCAACTTTAATAAAATTAGATGAGAGTAAAAAAATTACTAATAACTATTTTATAGAATTTCCAGAAAAGTTTAGAGCTATATTAAAAAATAAAAGCGAGACAGAAATAAAAAATAAGATTCATCAATTTAGAAGAGGGGAATATAACCATTTGATTGTAGAAGAGATTATAAATAAAATGTTTGATGCCTAA